DNA sequence from the Euwallacea fornicatus isolate EFF26 chromosome 15, ASM4011564v1, whole genome shotgun sequence genome:
AGTGATTTGAGTCTTAATTAGgtgatttttataaattgttagGACTTCTTTGTGCTACGTTTAAGTAGAAGTGTTTCGTTAGATTATAGTCATCCATCGATATTCTATTCGGTAGATGAATTTCCCAGTTAAGCATATGATCAAGCTCTCATGCATTTGAATGTGTCATTTGAATATGTAATTTTGCTTTGTCCGATAATATAGATGGTTTAGTGTATAAAGTACCTGATGAATATACATCTTATTAGTGATAACTTACCAAccacaaaaaacaattttttttagctttcttATCtagagcaccctgtatattatgcgATTTTTGAATCAACTACTCATTACTTATGTAAATCGCTATACTCAACTCTCGTTGCTTTGATgtaattttaagattaatAAAAGCACACgctttatataaatatatataataataaaaggaGTTTTTGCCGTGATTCACTTTAAGTCCTGGATTCGCGATGGTGTTCGACAAATCAATGGGACGGTTTCTTAAGACACAATCTTATAGCAAATTTCACGTGTTTTCTAGCAAGTCAATCCTTCATGAGGCCATGTGaccaaaacttggaaaaactaattttgttagCTTCGGAGCGctaaaattcaactttttcgCATAGATCGGcctatatgtatttttattgttttctgagGGTAATTTACCTGTGGATATCGCTGTACCCGCCGAACAAGGTTAATAAGAGCATCACCCAGTTCTCCATTTAAACTAATGCGTAAAACCAAATGATGCATCCACGCGTTCATTCAAACGTAGTAATACTCAAAATCTTCCACGATTTTGGcgaagatttttaaatatctgttatttttagtgtcgttaataataaactgacaaaaattaaatgcccACATTCTGATGTCGTGccacaaaaatgtattatttattacgcTCTACAGTGAACCATCAACATTCTAATCCAGACCGCTCACAGTTTCTCAGTATTATTAATTGAGACGGTGTGGGGAAACATGGATAAATCCTCGTATCTATGAAATGTGACCGTACTTTTGAGTAGGAGAAATGGAATTGTTCCATGTGCTACACCCCAACAAAACTGATCCGTGTGCTTTTGATCGCGCCATGTAATTACATAAACTCCAAAACACCTCCAGTTTGTGGCAGGACATCAAAATGTGATGGTCTCTCTCCCGAAACACAAATGAAAAGGCTTTTCACGATTTTGTGTCAAGTTTATTCGGTTTTCGTGGGAAAAAGTGTTCAATAATCGGTGCGGTTGGAACGCGAGTGAGAAAGCCTGTTGCATTTAAACTAATTCAGTCCAGGTAAGTTCTGGATTTTCCACTACAAAAGGATATACTTTTCCATCACACACGTCTCCATGAGGGTGCTTTGTAACATTATAAACTCGAAACAAGTAGATTGCAAATATTAGGAAAACCCGTCTGCAAATCCTCCAGTGATTAGACGTATATTGGATgttgtaataaaaaacaataatagcAAACTTCTACTCAACAGAAGATTCGATTTAATGAGATTTTCAAGTGGGATTTACTAATAAGCGCTGATTGATGCCTCATTAAGTGGCGTTCCTTGGCTCAGTAGCAGCAACATTTTCACGAAAACTGCGTATTTTCGACTTATGCAACTTTTCTGGATTTAAAGGTCGCACCATGGCGAATTGGATCTGGGCTCATgtgttttgaagaaattttactATGCAATTAATTACTCGATAATAAACCGTCATAATTCGTACCTTTTCTTAATtactttaattgtttaattacttaatttcttaattactGCCACCATTCCCTAAATATTTCTCTGTAAGACCCAATCTTGAAATGCCAAATGGCAAATCACTGATCGGTGTGGCAACGTTGCTTACCTGATGCAATGCATTGTGGGCACACttcatttttagaaattaattttcttcactGTTTTCATTCTTCACACTCCATTTCTTCTTTCTGGCACCATTGCTCGTCGTCTGAATTGATAATATGCACTCTCGTCGAAATGTAGCTCAAAAGAGTTTAAGTCGATTGAGTTGATTTGAGAACCAAGACGACTTCAAGAAGGATCTTGCTGTCAGATTTGAAAACAAATGACATGCGCTCCGTTGCCATGTTCTTCCTTCCGCCTAAATTTGTGAATTCGGGGAATTTGTAGAATTTCGCTGATTTGATCTGAAGGCAGTTCTTCAGTATTGACGAAATGAGTATTTTGCTCTTGGACgttggaaattataaaaagagGAACCgactaaaaaactaaataataataataaagcatTAATTGGCTAATAAATTGTCCGGTCTAAGTCCCTCCTAATCATTGTTTTGAAATTGGGATGGCAAATTTTAActatttgaatgaaaatatctGAGGTCGTTGAAAACATCGGCAGATGAGTCTCATTATTTTTGTCAGGATTAGCCAATTTTCAAGGtgttttcgacattttttatttacgcgCCGCTCCAAGCCGGCATCAGAATTTATCGTTTGACCACTAAAATGCCTGATGTTTATAGCTGTATTTTCATATGCTCTAATATCAAAAGGGGACTCCTTACGTGAATTATGGCTCAAtctgaataaattatttgaggGATAAATGCTTTAGTTAAGTCGGTGTGAGTGATTTTTCGcattatttagattttaaatgatttgAGGCGATCATAagctaataaaaatgaactttgGAATGCAAAAAAATGGGAGTAATATGCGTGTCTGTATATAGTGCAGATATCGTGAGCTAAGTAGGTGAATAAACATTTGAACAAATCTCTCGAAGCTAACTACCACTCAATGATTATTTCAAGCCAAGTTCAAACCTACTAGAAATTAATCTTTTCACTGTGAGTATATGTAGTAACTTTTATTAAACCACATTTTCTTTAGGTTTCTCGCAGTATGAGCGAGGACAGTAAGAACCACAACCTGTCCATACCCAGCTTAGAAACCTACAACTCCAAGTACGTACACAACATCCACCTCATCTGACATAATATCAACTTAATTGAGCAGGCAGCAGAGACGAAATCCTGCGATGTCATGCTCAATGCTCATTTCCTAGACATCAGCTTATTTCCCAAACCCTCAAATTCCAGAACAAAGCTTGTGATGACCGACAACTTCAAGTTAGATGTGGAAAATGGAGTGGTTGCAGAGAAGCTCTATAGGCCTCATGAGCACCGTGTTTTGAACCACCCAAACAAGTAAGTCTATACACACACATAGCAATTTAACTAATTAACCATCCATTGTttgctaataaaattttagttatttaggAGCATTTTTACACTTAGTGAAATCGTCTTTGGGGACTGGAATCCTGGCGGTGCCTCGCGCCTTCAAGAGCGCGGGACTTTTAGTTGGCCTCATAGGGAACATCCTCATTGGGATCTTGTGCACTCACACTGTCTACATATTAGTAAATTCCTCTTATATTCTATGATAATAATAGTGTTATATGGTGGTTTGTATGCAGGTGGCGGCCTCAGAGAAAGTATGTGCCAGAGGGAAGATTCCCAGTCTGGGTTTTGCAGATACTGCTGAAGAGGTTTTCAAGCAGGGCCCTAAGGCCTTGAGAAAATGGTCTGGCTTTGCCAGGTGAGTTTTCGcgtataaaaatttatcaaaactaGCGAAAAAATTGTAGAGGATTCGTGGAGTTTGCACTTATCTCCACTTACTACCTTGGAGTGGCTGTATACATGGTCTTTATATCGGTTTCCCTGACTAAGGTGCTGCTCAGAAATGATTGCAATGATAACATAAGCAACTGCAGTTAATTTTAGCTCATAACTTACTGCTATCCGGAGGTAGATCCTTTACTAGACCGATACATCCTCAAGCTCGTAATAATGGCTCTCTTGATGGGACTTTGCCAAATCAGAGAAATCAAACACATGGTTCCTTTCTCTTTCATTGCTAATCTCTTTTTGGGAGTGGCTTTCGGTATTACTGggtattacatattttcaggACTCAAGAACGTGGATCCAAAAAGTCTGAAGATGGGCAACGGATTTGCTGGtattgaaaacaataaataattcaaataaaaatgttagtAACGTGTGTCTTAGGAATTCCATCCTTCTTCAGCACAGTTCTTTTTGCGATGGAGGGAATCGGCACTATTATGCCGGTAGAGAACTCTATGCCAGAACCAAAGTTCCTTGGCACTTGCGGGGTGCTCAATTCCGCCATGGTGGTCATAGTGTTTCTCTTTACCTCCATAGGATTCTTAGGGTATTACACGTACGGTGAGAACACTAAGGTCACCATTACCACTAACCTGCCTGATAACGAGATGTGAGTGAAGTTTGAGGGCAGGAATCGAGAGTAATTTGGATGATTACAGACCTGCCCAAATAGTCCAGGCGGCTATAGCTATTTCCGTTTTTTTCTCGTTTATGCTGCAGTTCTACATACCGACGGATATACTGTGGAAGAGGATGAAGAAGAGGATTCCAGAGGAGAAACATAATAGTTATCAGATATGGCTGAGGATTGTTATGGTTGCGGTTGTGActggtaaaaaatgatttctatAAGATTCTGTCTAAGTGTGGAACATACGTTGTTTTGccacgggacaccctgtatattagtgAATCCTATGTATTTAATAGCTCCAGGCCACAGTTCCTTAATATACTTTCCGTTAGCTTACTTTAACGGTTTTCCAGGAACTAAGCCTTCATGAGGCCCtgtctgaaatattttcaaaaactgttttagcTATTTGTAGGACGCTAAAACTCTATCAGGAACACTTGTCTCAATTGCATAAAATTAATGGTTTCGAAGCGCTCTATCGTCCTACATAAACCGCTTTGCTAAATCTCCTTTGGTCTATGAGATATGGAATGACTTTggtcagaattaaaattataatttgactATCCTGTCTCTGAAGACCTTAGCCGCTACGGCCCGTCGTGGGCTAActtaaacta
Encoded proteins:
- the LOC136343505 gene encoding proton-coupled amino acid transporter-like protein CG1139 isoform X2; protein product: MLNAHFLDISLFPKPSNSRTKLVMTDNFKLDVENGVVAEKLYRPHEHRVLNHPNNYLGAFLHLVKSSLGTGILAVPRAFKSAGLLVGLIGNILIGILCTHTVYILVAASEKVCARGKIPSLGFADTAEEVFKQGPKALRKWSGFARGFVEFALISTYYLGVAVYMVFISVSLTKLITYCYPEVDPLLDRYILKLVIMALLMGLCQIREIKHMVPFSFIANLFLGVAFGITGYYIFSGLKNVDPKSLKMGNGFAGIPSFFSTVLFAMEGIGTIMPVENSMPEPKFLGTCGVLNSAMVVIVFLFTSIGFLGYYTYGENTKVTITTNLPDNEIPAQIVQAAIAISVFFSFMLQFYIPTDILWKRMKKRIPEEKHNSYQIWLRIVMVAVVTGVAIAGGEDLESLIDLVGAIFFSSLGFLVPAILDIIINYEEGWGKYHWKLIKNICIILIALFALISGSYYAILDMIK
- the LOC136343505 gene encoding proton-coupled amino acid transporter-like protein CG1139 isoform X1; its protein translation is MSEDSKNHNLSIPSLETYNSKTKLVMTDNFKLDVENGVVAEKLYRPHEHRVLNHPNNYLGAFLHLVKSSLGTGILAVPRAFKSAGLLVGLIGNILIGILCTHTVYILVAASEKVCARGKIPSLGFADTAEEVFKQGPKALRKWSGFARGFVEFALISTYYLGVAVYMVFISVSLTKLITYCYPEVDPLLDRYILKLVIMALLMGLCQIREIKHMVPFSFIANLFLGVAFGITGYYIFSGLKNVDPKSLKMGNGFAGIPSFFSTVLFAMEGIGTIMPVENSMPEPKFLGTCGVLNSAMVVIVFLFTSIGFLGYYTYGENTKVTITTNLPDNEIPAQIVQAAIAISVFFSFMLQFYIPTDILWKRMKKRIPEEKHNSYQIWLRIVMVAVVTGVAIAGGEDLESLIDLVGAIFFSSLGFLVPAILDIIINYEEGWGKYHWKLIKNICIILIALFALISGSYYAILDMIK
- the LOC136343505 gene encoding proton-coupled amino acid transporter-like protein pathetic isoform X3; protein product: MKSSLGTGILAVPRAFKSAGLLVGLIGNILIGILCTHTVYILVAASEKVCARGKIPSLGFADTAEEVFKQGPKALRKWSGFARGFVEFALISTYYLGVAVYMVFISVSLTKLITYCYPEVDPLLDRYILKLVIMALLMGLCQIREIKHMVPFSFIANLFLGVAFGITGYYIFSGLKNVDPKSLKMGNGFAGIPSFFSTVLFAMEGIGTIMPVENSMPEPKFLGTCGVLNSAMVVIVFLFTSIGFLGYYTYGENTKVTITTNLPDNEIPAQIVQAAIAISVFFSFMLQFYIPTDILWKRMKKRIPEEKHNSYQIWLRIVMVAVVTGVAIAGGEDLESLIDLVGAIFFSSLGFLVPAILDIIINYEEGWGKYHWKLIKNICIILIALFALISGSYYAILDMIK